The Hordeum vulgare subsp. vulgare chromosome 4H, MorexV3_pseudomolecules_assembly, whole genome shotgun sequence genomic interval CAGCAGGGCGTGCACGCCCGTCGCCCGGCCGTACCCCGCCGCGATGTGCAGCGGCGTCAGCCCGCCGCCCGCGCGCTCCGCGTGGCCCACGTCCGCCCCCGCCTCCGCGAGCAAGCGCAGGCACTCCTCCGACCCGAGCCCCGCCGCGAAGTGCATCGCCGTGCGCCCCTGCGCGTCCTCGGCGTTCGGGTCCCGCCGCAGCGCCTCGTCCGCCAGCAGCGCGGCCAGCGCATCCGCATCGGCCTTCTTGGCGGCATCCCACCACGGCGTCTCGTACTCCGCCACCACGTCCGCGGCTATCGCCTCCGCCGGGATCCAGGTCGGCTCGTGCCCGTCTTTCCACTCGACGAGGTACTCCGtggcggtgacggtggtggccGAGCCGTCCTCCGCGAACACCGCGTTCTTGACGGTCCGGCTGGAGACGATGCGGTCCACCTCTCCGTACCCctcctcgtcttcttcatcgCCCCCCTTGCTTGCTGCCGCGGTTCTTGGGTTGGTCTGGTCCTGGAAcagcgcggcggcggcgaggcggcgcTTGGGGACGCGAGGACGGCAAGGGACGGTGCTGGAGAGGTACTGGGTTCTGTGAGCAGCTGGGTTCGGGGCTTTGAGGCGCGAAAGGGATGGATGTCGCAGGACGGCCTCCATTGGGGGCGGGAGGAGGCTTGTGGCCGGTGACTGATGCGCGCgtgtggaggaggaagatgatgggTCTGGTTGAGAGGATAAGGCGATGGGGTTCTGAATTTTCCACGCAAATCTGAGCTGTTCATCGTGTACTGAACGGTAGAGATAGTTTGTTAATTATCTtaagttttttcttttattctaagagcatcttcaacaagcGCGCGGTAGCGCGACACACTAAATTTTAGTGTCGCCCACGCGGGAGCGGGAGGATGGTTGCTTTTTCAGATGCTGCAAAATTTAGTGCGTCATTGTAGCGCTTTAGGAGATGCGGTAAAATCCAGTGCGCGCCTAGTCGATGCTTGGCAAATATGAAACAACATATACTAATTTGATAATATGAAACAACATGATCTCAAACATTAAAAATATGTAAAATGAGTTGAACACATAGCATAGTTcagattcatgacatagtttaaaATCACCTAAGCACAAGCAATTTCATGACAAAGAACTTCACACAAACGAATGAAACATCATCAATCATGTCccatcttcttccttcttttcttcctcttcttcttccttctcgtcttcctcctctttttcctcctattcttcatctacaAGCGCACCATCATAATTCAAAACTCGGACGTAGTTTACACTATGTTCAAAGGTATCATGCGAGGTGTTCCCATGCCTCTCATGAGAGACCCAAAACTCATGCCTCCCATGATAACTTTcaagccacccatgcctctcCTAGGTGCTCCCATGCCTCCCAAGACACCCATGGCGTCCATGGCTTCCATGCTTGTTCCTATGCCCCCCAAGGTAGCTCTCATGCCTCCCATGGTAGCTCCCATTCCTGTCATGGTAGCTTCCATGCCACCCATGGTAGCTCCGAAGCCTCCCATGGTAGCTCCCATGCCTCTGAAGCCTCCCATGATAGCTCCCGTGCCTTCCATGGTAGCTCCCACGCATCCCATGCTCACCCATCTTTTTTGGACCAAGACTTGATCACGAGAAAGGTTGATGTACTCCTTTTTCCTATCATCAAAATTAGATGTGTCGATGAACAAGAGGTGCTTCTCATATTTCAATAATCTAGCTTGCTCCTCCATGGTCAATTTCTTCTCCTCGAatgccaccttcctctcctcggccACCATACTACTCTCCTCAACCACCAACCTCCTCTCCTCGTCCGCCAACTCTTGGCTCCTTGCCATCCTTCTCTCCTCGTTTGCTTCCTTTCTTGCCATCACAATATCATGCATAGTGTTCCTTATGTCATCatctcctcccttcttcttcttcttcttcttcttcttcttcttcttcttcttcttcttcttttcttttgcttgtccaTTTTGTCTTTTTGGCTTGGGGTAGACAATCGAGTTTGGTGTAGGGCTCCTCTTGGCGCCATCACttgatgcatcatcatcatcatcatctaagaCCACCACATCAATAGTTTCCTTGGCTTTCTTTGGCACCTCTAGGCCATCATGGTTCTTCCATTTCTAGTCATCCTTCAACACTTCATAGCAATGGGTAACACAAATGCTCTCCATTTCTTAACCTTGCCTTTCCTgggttttttttcttctcctcgaaACAAGTTTTGTGCAATATTGAGCTACAAACAAAAGAACATGTTACCACTTGAAACACAAAAGATGAAGCATGAACATGGAACATAAAGAAATGGCACTTACCATATCTCTATCATTAGTGCCACTTGGGGTTTATCTTGTCAACTGACGTCATTGCCGTCGCTCACCTTTGACAATCTATGTTGATCGTCGACCACCAGGAGCGAAGAGATCTATCGGTGCACTCAATTCCACTCTCGTTTTGTGCATCAAAGTACCCCTTCATCCTAAGCCAATATGTATATCTAGTTTGGTCACCCGCAACGGTGTTATCCATTGACACATTCAACCATTTCTTACATAGCAAGATGTCTTCATCCACGGTGTAGTTGCACGCCCTTCCTGTTAGTGCATCAACCATACCCTCACCCTCCTCATCCACTTCATATTCATGATCTTCTTGATGCacttcattggtttgagaccaatgggaattgttggagccaacacccatagttgaAAAATATGTGTCACCATTGAAACTACAAAGTATGATAAAGAAAACTAATCAAGCTATCCACATTTACAAATTTATctagcaacaacaaaaataaaagaagaaaaaagcaTACCTtgtgggcatttcatcaaacaccatgtGTGCATTGGCCGCCGACACACCAAATTGCGAGCCCTCTGGCGCTTCGGGCAGCGGAGGCGCGATCGAAGGCGCTGCTGGATTCTTCTTCACGTGCGTAGAAGCACCATCCACTTTTTATTCTTTTGGGTTGTTGTCGCCGCCGCTGCCATCAGTCGCTTGGAGACCGAAGTCCATGGCTTCGCGGCGGGCGACGGCGTGATGCCACCCTGCGAGTTCGTTCGGGCATCATGAAAAGGTCGCGTGCAAGACCGGTGCTTGTAACCGGTGCGGCATCGAGTGCGAAACCGGAAGTTGTGGTGCGAGCGGAGAAACCGAAGGTCGTGGGTATAGGGACGGGTTGGGGGAATGTCGGCGCGGCTTTTCATCGCAGAAATTTTGTCGGCGATGGCGCGGGGTGGGCGAAGGCGGGTGCGACCGGGGAATTCAGGGAAGCGGTTGCTCGCTCGCGTGCAATAGTTCGTTGTCCAGCACACTTGagctgctgatacgtccattttgcatcatgaattcttattgatatttatgttgttCTTGGTTACTATTCcacattatgatacaattcttatgccttttctttatGAATTTTCAAGGTACGTCACAAAGATGGAAATTGTCGAAAATTGGAATTCTCGACGTGAAACCCAAGTAAAAGGTTGAAAATTCagtggactccaaatgacctgaaacttcacggagaatttttatggaatatatgtgaattattGGAGCAAAATTATACTAGATGTGGGCCACATGTTGGTGCCAATCAAATAGTGCGCACCCAcaccccctaggcacgccctgatgccttgggaccacctcccaggtgtcctggcccccctcttctcctataagatgggttttgacctagaaaaaaataagaagaaactttcgggatgaagcaccgctgtctcgaggcggaatcctgggcagaggcccttttgctctccggggTGCTCATGACCAAGCATGacaagctatatgattttgtagggataacattcttcaagcattgttattttgaaaggacatgattgtttgctagtaaacctgagtatggatgtctttttgtcaaataATAGACTATTGTCTTGAATCacgtgtatcttaatattcatgccatgactaGACATTTGTAaaagattatgttaggtagcattccacatcaaaaaaatatcttttttatcatttacctactcgaggacgagcagtaattaagcttggggatgctgatacgtctccgtcgtatctataattttttattgttcgatGCCAAtactatacaactttcacatatttttggcaacattttatatgatttattggactaacatattgatccagtgtcaAATGcgagttcatgtttgttgcatgttttttgctacgtagaatatccatatcaaacgaagtccaaatgcgataaaCATTTATGGAGAataattttggaatatatgagatttttgggaggtggaatcaatgtCAATGGAGGCCCAATTCCTCCACTACATACCAGGGCGTGACCGATACCCCTTTGCACACGGTGGTAGTTAGTGGCCACCCCTAAGTCCATTGTAGCTCTTCTTTGGATggaagaaagataatttatgggaaAAACATGTAAAACTTTCGGCCCGATCGGAGTTACAAATCTCcacatatttaagaaacggtgaaaggcaaaaaaacaggaacgcaaaacagaagagaacaaagaaggagatccaatctcggaggggctcctgcccctccgccgCTATGGAGGTCATggacctattggaaatatgccctagaagcaataataaattgattattgctatatttccttgttcatgataaacatTTTATTATCCAttatagaattgtattgattggaaactcaaatacatgtgtggatacatagacaacacactgtccctagtgagcctctaatggactacctcgttgatcaaaatggtcaaggtttcctgaccaaagACAAGAGTTGTCTttcgataatgggatcacatcattaggagaatgatgtgatggaaacacccaaacttgtttttgcagggtatgcatgtgatttgATATgagcaaagacatgatatgatatattggatctatgaggtgatcatgttgtaatagttaaatatcgacttgcacgtcgatcctacggcaaccggcaggagccatagggttgtctttaaactaacatttgtgcttgcatatgcttttactatatagctaggttgtagctttagtagtaatagcatagatagcgcgacaaccttgatggcggcacgatgatggagatcatggtgccgcGCCGGTGACGATTgatatcatgtcggtgcttttgtgatggatatcaagaagcacaagttcatggccatatcatatcacttatgatttgcatgtgatgttaatccttttatgcaccttgttttgcttaggacgacggtagaattataaggtgatccctcactaaaatttcaagattaaattgtgttctccctgactgtgcaccgttccgacagttcgtcatttcgagacaccacgtgatgatcggccgggtgtgatagactcaacgttcacatacaacgggtgtaaaacagttgcacacgtggaacactcgagttaaacttgatgagcctagcatgtacaaacatgtccgcggaacacaagagaccgaaaggtcgagcatgaatcatatagttgatatgatcaacatggagatgtccaccattgaaactatactcaactcacgtgatgatcggacttgagttagtgaatttggtgttggaaatatgccctagaggcaataataaattagttattattatatttctttgttcatgataatcgtttattatccatgctataattgtattgattggaaacacagtgcatgtgtggatacatagacaaaacactgtccctagtaagcctctagttgactagctcgttgatcaaagatggtcaaggtttcctgaccataggcaagtgttgtcacttgataacgggatcacatcattaggagaatcgtgtgatggactagacccaaactaatagacgtagcatgttgatcgtgtcattttgttgctattgttttctgcgtgtcaagtatttgttcctatgaccatgagatcatataactcactgacaccggaggaatgctttgtgtgtatcaaatgtcgcaacgtaactgggtgactataaatatgctctacaggtatctccgaaggtgttcgttgagttagtatggatcgagactgggatttgtcactccgtgtgacggagaggtatctcggggcccactcggtaatacaacatcacacacaagccttgcaagaaatgtgacttagtgtaagtcacgggatcttgtattacggaacgagtaaagagacttgccggtaaacgagattgaaataggtatgcggataccgacgatcgaatctcgggcaagtaacataccgaaggacaaagggaatgacatacgggattatatgaatccttggcactgaggttcaaccgataaagatcttcggaatatgtaggatccaatatgggcatccaggtcccgctattggatattgaccgaggagtccctcgggtgatgtctacatagttctcgaacccgcagggtctgcacacttaaggttcgacgatgttttatgcgtatttgagttatatggttggttaccgaatgttgttcggagtctcggatgggaTCAcgcacgtcacaagggtttccaggatggtccggagacgaagattgatatataggatgacctcatttggttaccggaaagttttcgggcattactggaaaagtttcgggctcatcggtagtgtaccgggagtgccgggaggggtgacggggaccatcgagaggggtgtcatgccccaaggggtctcatggctatgggaagagataaaccagcccctagtgggctggaataagttcccactaaggcccataaggtttgagaagggaaaaacacgaggtggaaagagtttccaagtgggaaggtggaatcctactccaagtaggattggagtaggactcctccacctcaaatttcggccaaaccttgagggtttgaggctgcctcctcccctccctccctcatatatatactgaggtattagggctgatttgagacaactttgccacggcagcccgaccacatacctccacggtttttcctctagatcgcgtttctgcggagctcgggcggagccctgctgagattagatcaccaccaacctccggagcgccgtcatgctgccggagaactcatctacctctccgtctctcttgctggatcaagaaggctgagatcatcgtcgagctgtacgtaagctgaacgcggaggtgtcgtccgttcggcactagatcggagcggatcgtggggcggatcgcgggacggttcgtgggacggttcgcggggcggatcgagggacgtgaggacgttccactacatcaaccgcgtttcttaacgcttctgctgtgcgatctacaagggtacgtagatcggaaatcccctctcgtagatggacatctctttgtgcgcgtaggaaaatttttgtttcccatgcgacgttccccaacagtggcatcatgagctaggttcatgcgtagatgtcttatcgagtagaacacaaattatttttgtgggcggtgatgtgcgttttgctgccctccttagtcttttcttgattccgcggtattgttggatcgaagcggctcggaccgacattactcgtacgcttacgagagactggtttcatcgctacgagtaactccgttgctcaaagatgaccggggagtgtcggtttctccaactttagttgaatcggatttgaccgaggaggtccttggatgaggttaaatagaaattcatatatctccgttgtggtgtttgcgtaagtaagatgcgatcctactagatacccatggtcaccacgtaaaacatgcaacaacaattagaggacgtctaacttgtttttgcagggtatgcttgtgatgtgatatggccaacgatgtgatgtgatatattggatgtatgagatgatcatgttgtaatagttaatatcgacttgcacgtcgatggtacgacaaccggcaggagccatagggttgtctttaaactaacgtttgtgcttgcagatgtgtttactatattgctaggacgtagctttagtagtaatagcatgagtagcacgacaaccccgatggcgacacgttgatggagatcatgatgatggagatcatggtgtgacgccggtgacaagaagatcgtgccggtgctttggtgatggagatcaagaagcacatgatgatggccatatcatgtcacttatggattgcatgtgatgttaatcctttatgcaccttatcttgcttagaacgacggtagcattatgaggtaatctctcactaaaatttcaagacaaaattgtgttctccccgactgtgcaccgttgcgacagttcttcgtttcgagacaccacgtgatgatcgggtgtgatagactcaacgttcacatacaacgggtgcaaaacagttgcacacgcggaacactcgggttaagcttgacgagcctagcatgtgcagacatggcctcggaacacatgagaccgaaaggtcgagcatgaatcgtatagttgatatgattagcatagagatgcttaccactgaaactattctcgactcacgtgatgatcggacttgagatagtggatttggatcatgtaccactcaaatgactagagagatgtactttttgagtgggagttcttaagtaatatgattaattgaactaattgtcatgaacatagtctaatggtctttgcgaattacgatgtagcttgcgctatagctctactgtttttgtatgttcctagagaaaatttagttgaaagttgatagtagcaaactttgcagactgagtctgtaaaaccgaggattgtcctcgttgttgcgtagaaggcttatgtccttaatgcaccacttggtgtgccgcacctcgagcgtcgtctgtagatgttgtgaacatccgacatacacgtttctgatggctACACGATAGTtcggtacaaaatacttaatggcttagaagcaaggcgccgaagacgttttgaaacgtcacggaacataagagatgttctgaagagatgaaattgtgatttcatgcttgtgcccttgttaagaggtatgagacctccgacaagattctttgtccacgaagtaaaggagaaaagctcaatcgttgagcgtgtgctcagattatctaagtacgacaatcgcttgaatcaagtgggagttgatcttccagataagatagtgatggttctccaaagtcactgccaccaagctgtgagagctttgtgatgaactataacatatcaaggatagatacaatgatccttgagcgattcgcgatgtttgacactgcgaaagtagaaatcaagaaggagcatcaatagttgatggttagtaaaaccactaagtttcgagaaaggcaagggctagaagggatacttcgtgaaacggcaaagcagttgcttcactaatgaagagaccccagattaaacccaagcccgggactaagtgcttctgttatgaggggaacggtcactgaggcggagcaactctagatacttggtagataagaaggctgccaaaagtcgaaagaagtatatttgatatacatgatgttgatgtgtactttactagtactcctagtagcacgagggtattggataccggttcggttgctaagtgattagtaacacgaaatgaaagctacggcataaacggagactagctaaaggcgaggtgacgatacgtgttggaagtgtttccaaggtcgatatgatcaaacgtcgcacgctccctctaccatcgggattggtgttaaaccgaaataattgttatttggtgcttgcgttaagcagggacatgattggatcgtgttcattgcaatacgattattcatttaaagagaataatggttactctatttgcttgaataatcaccttcaatggtttattgaatctcgatcgtagtgttacacatgttcatgatattggtgccaaaagatacgaggtaatgatgatagtaccacttacttgtggcactgccgcttgagtcatgttggtataaattgcatgaagaggttccatgctgatggatctttatactca includes:
- the LOC123447310 gene encoding probable signal recognition particle 43 kDa protein, chloroplastic, with product MEAVLRHPSLSRLKAPNPAAHRTQYLSSTVPCRPRVPKRRLAAAALFQDQTNPRTAAASKGGDEEDEEGYGEVDRIVSSRTVKNAVFAEDGSATTVTATEYLVEWKDGHEPTWIPAEAIAADVVAEYETPWWDAAKKADADALAALLADEALRRDPNAEDAQGRTAMHFAAGLGSEECLRLLAEAGADVGHAERAGGGLTPLHIAAGYGRATGVHALLELGADAEAPDGKGRTPLELVQEVLAATPKGVAAAFERRQALEAAAKELEKAVYEWGEVEKVVDGRGEGKWREYLVEWRDGGDREWVKAPWVAEDLVKDFEAGLEYGVAEAVVDRRQAADGDGDGKWEYLVKWVDIEEATWEPAENVDAELVQEFERQQLGNGGDAPPAETFAG